Below is a window of Herbiconiux aconitum DNA.
CGCACGAGTTCGGGCAGTCGTGGTTCCCGCCGCAGTGCTTCGGCGAGGTTCGTCAACGGACCGATCGCGAGGATGCGCAACTCGCCGGCCCACTCGTGCGCCAGCGCGATCAACAGATCGGCGGCGTCGCCCTCGACGGGCTCGGTGTCGGCGGCCGGGAGCGGGTGGTTGCCCAGGCCGTCGTCGCCGTGCACATGGGCGGCGCCTTCGCTGAATCGGCCGGCCAGAGGATGCTCCGCCCCCACCGCGACCGGGCAGCTCGCGCCGGCGAGCGCCAGCAGGTCGAGCGTGTTGCGGGCGGCGAGAGCGGAGGAGACGTTGCCGCTCACCGTTCCGATTCCGACGAGGTCGATCTCGGGCGACGCGATGAGGTAGCAGAGCGCCAGGGCGTCGTCGATGCCGGTGTCGCAGTCGACGTAGAGCGGCATCCGGCTCTCTGCGGTCATCGTTCTTCTCCTAGCTCGCGAGTATGATGATGGATGTTATACGTCCAATGTGTCAATCATGTTTCCCCGATCGTGATGCGGCTGCAACCGGGCATCCGGCGGCGCGGCGGGCGCGCATCCGGGTCACAGTTCCAGGCGCACGGCCGTCTCCAGGGCTGCTTCGATGCTGCGGGTCCAGCCCTCGGCGAGCGCCTCCTTCACCCCGTCGTAGAGGCTCGTGCCGTCGAAGAGGTTGCTCGAGGCCGCGCAGATCATGCCGGCCCGCACGCCGCGGAGACGGGCCACGACGTAGAGCGCCGAGCTCTCCATCTCGACATTGAGGATGCCCAGCGAGTTCAGCTGCGAGATCCACTCCGGTCCCTCGGCGTAGAACGCGTCGTCGCTGACGTTCAGCCCCGAATACACCGTGGTCGTGGTGCCTTCGGTGAGCTCGCGGGCCACGTCGCCGAGGGCGGTCGCGATGCGCAGGTCGGGCACGGCGGGGTATCCCGGATGCGCGTAGGCGGCCGTCGTGCCGTCGTTGCGCAGGGTTCCCTCGCTCACCAGCAGGTCGCCTGGTTTGATGCCCGGCTGGAGCCCCGCGGAGGAGCCGACCCGGATGAGCGAGGTGACGCCGACCCGGATGAGTTCTTCGGCCGCGATCGCCGTCGACGGGCAGCCCATGCCGGTGGAGGTCGCCGTGATGTGCCGACCCTTGTACCAGCCCGTCATCGTGAGGTGCTCGCGCTGATGGGCGACGGTCTTCACGTCGGTGAGGAACTCGGCGATCAGCGGCACCCGGAACGGATCACCGGGGAGCAGGGCGACGGTGGAGACCTCACCCGGCGCGACGCCGATGTGGTACTGCCGCTCTCCGACTCCGGCCACGCTCTTGTCGACGTTGCTCGTCATGCTCTCTCCTCGTGTCGATGGCGCGTTGCGCGCGTTTTTGTCGATGTTTGCTCGATGTGCTGAGTATGATGTCATACAACCAGCGGACATCGCAGCGATGACACCGCCGCGACGACACCGAGGAGTTCACATGACGACGGCGGTTTCGGCTCTGCGACTCGACCCTCTCGTCGTGCCCACCGGTCAGCCCCTCCGGGTGGCCGTCTACACCTCGCTCGCCGACGCCATCCGGGGCGGCCGGGTGGAGCTCGGCTCCCTGCTGCCGAACGAGGCCGAACTCGGCATCGCGCTCCGCGTCAGCCGCACCGTGGTGCGCGAAGCGCTCATGCTGCTCGAAGAAGACGGCCTCATCCGCACGCGTCGCGGCATCGGGCGATTCGTCGCCGAAGCGTTGCCGCAGGTGGGGCTCGAACTCCTGCGACCACTCGAGAAGGTGATCGCCGAAGGCTCAGGCGAGGTGACGGTGGAACGGA
It encodes the following:
- a CDS encoding nucleoside phosphorylase, producing the protein MTSNVDKSVAGVGERQYHIGVAPGEVSTVALLPGDPFRVPLIAEFLTDVKTVAHQREHLTMTGWYKGRHITATSTGMGCPSTAIAAEELIRVGVTSLIRVGSSAGLQPGIKPGDLLVSEGTLRNDGTTAAYAHPGYPAVPDLRIATALGDVARELTEGTTTTVYSGLNVSDDAFYAEGPEWISQLNSLGILNVEMESSALYVVARLRGVRAGMICAASSNLFDGTSLYDGVKEALAEGWTRSIEAALETAVRLEL